A region from the Anomaloglossus baeobatrachus isolate aAnoBae1 chromosome 11, aAnoBae1.hap1, whole genome shotgun sequence genome encodes:
- the LOC142255895 gene encoding interleukin-18-like, producing MTVGEVYVLNAFKVRGEIRRFIKNELNELLLVKPEESMAIFEPAGKTKGTQEVNIVEQDRFYIHKCRKDSGIIYGLPVIISCKIGNINYILEASNTEINTVNVTECQLPQQIPSDASGLVFYMQDFSEGQQSHCFESSLKKGFYLAWNKEKKLILKHRVPSDETMSFWLV from the exons atgacagttggcgaagttt ATGTACTAAACGCCTTCAAAGTGAGGGGCGAAATTCGGAGGTTTATTAAAAATGAGCTAAATGAGCTGTTGCTTGTCAAACCAGAAGAATCCATGGCTATTTTTGAACCAGCTGGCAAAACTAAAGGTACACAAGAGGTGAACATCG TGGAACAAGACAGATTTTACATTCACAAGTGTAGAAAAGACAGTGGAATTATATATGGATTGCCGGTAATCATCAGCTGCAAAATTGGAAATATAAATTACATCTTGGAAGCAAGTAACACGGAAATCAATACAGTCAATGTTACG GAGTGTCAATTGCCGCAACAAATCCCATCAGACGCCAGCGGATTGGTTTTCTACATGCAGGATTTTTCGGAGGGACAGCAAAGTCATTGTTTCGAGTCATCATTAAAGAAAGGGTTTTATCTGGCATGGAACAAAGAAAAGAAGCTGATTCTTAAGCACCGAGTTCCTTCTGATGAAACCATGAGCTTTTGGCTTGTTTAA
- the LOC142257259 gene encoding nicotinamide N-methyltransferase-like yields MAAPFTSQQTYIDEFDPRDYFQTYYAAKGGVLVGEWTEFVIRNLYETFTKGGVRGDTLLDIGTGPTIYHLLSACEVFDKIIVSDFLEQNRAEIQKWLKKDPDALDWTHIIKFVCELEGNGEDYNKKAEKLRSKVKEVLKCDALKRKPFDPVVVPPVDCLISCLCLEAPCKDIKSYCEALKNLKDLVKPGGRLLILSVLNATFYNVGKKYFASMTTKKEELEAAFKEAGYEIEKSVYAPRIDKSKMDVADYGDYYFILARKPK; encoded by the exons ATGGCCGCCCCTTTTACCTCCCAACAAACCTACATTGATGAATTTGACCCCAGAGATTACTTCCAGACGTACTATGCGGCGAAGGGAGGCGTGCTTGTAGGAGAATGGACGGAATTTGTCATACGAAATCTATATGAAACTTTCACTAAAG GTGGAGTAAGAGGGGACACGCTGCTTGATATCGGCACCGGACCCACCATTTATCACCTCCTCTCGGCTTGTGAAGTGTTTGATAAAATTATCGTCTCAGATTTCCTTGAGCAAAATCGTGCCGAAATCCAAAAATGGCTGAAGAAGGACCCGGATGCTCTTGACTGGACTCACATCATCAAATTTGTGTGTGAACTGGAAGGAAATGG GGAGGATTATAACAAAAAGGCAGAGAAACTCCGCAGTAAGGTGAAAGAAGTCCTGAAATGTGACGCTCTGAAAAGAAAACCCTTCGATCCTGTGGTCGTACCTCCGGTGGATTGTCTCATTTCTTGCCTCTGTCTTGAAGCTCCGTGTAAAGACATAAAGTCCTACTGTGAAGCTCTGAAAAATTTAAAGGACTTGGTGAAACCCGGAGGTCGCCTTTTAATTTTAAGTGTCCTAAATGCTACATTTTATAATGTTGGTAAAAAATATTTTGCTTCAATGACCACGAAGAAGGAAGAGCTGGAGGCGGCCTTCAAGGAAGCCGGTTACGAGATTGAGAAATCTGTGTATGCTCCACGGATTGATAAATCTAAGATGGATGTTGCTGATTATGGAGATTACTATTTCATTCTTGCCCGAAAACCAAAGTAA